Proteins encoded by one window of Streptomyces sp. NBC_01571:
- the tal gene encoding transaldolase, translating to MTDALKRLSEEGVAIWLDDLSRKRITSGNLAELIDQQHVVGVTTNPSIFQKAISSGDGYEQQLAELAARKVTVEEAIRMITTADVRDAADILRPVFDATQGQDGRVSIEVDPRLAHNTTATVAEAKQLAWLVDRPNTLIKIPATKAGLPAITEVIGKGISVNVTLIFSLERYREVMDAYLAGLEKAKAAGLDLSKIHSVASFFVSRVDTEIDKRLDALGTPEAKAARGKAALANARLAYQAYEEVFSSERWAALDKAQANKQRPLWASTGVKDPAYKDTLYVEDLVAPNTVNTMPEATLQATEDHGRITGNTIAGTYEQSQAELDAVEKLGISYDDVVQLLEEEGVEKFAASWNDLLKSTEAELQRLAPSEG from the coding sequence ATGACAGACGCACTCAAGCGCCTCTCCGAGGAAGGCGTCGCGATCTGGCTGGACGACCTGTCGCGCAAGCGGATCACGTCCGGCAATCTCGCCGAACTGATCGACCAGCAGCACGTCGTGGGCGTCACCACCAACCCGTCGATCTTCCAGAAGGCGATCAGCAGCGGCGACGGCTACGAGCAGCAGCTCGCCGAGCTCGCCGCCCGCAAGGTCACCGTCGAAGAGGCCATCCGCATGATCACGACGGCGGACGTCCGTGACGCCGCCGACATCCTGCGCCCGGTCTTCGACGCGACGCAGGGCCAGGACGGCCGGGTCTCCATCGAGGTCGACCCGCGCCTGGCCCACAACACCACCGCGACCGTCGCCGAGGCCAAGCAGCTGGCCTGGCTGGTGGACCGTCCGAACACGCTCATCAAGATCCCGGCGACCAAGGCGGGCCTGCCCGCGATCACCGAGGTCATCGGCAAGGGCATCAGCGTCAACGTCACGCTGATCTTCTCGCTGGAGCGTTACCGCGAGGTCATGGACGCCTACCTGGCGGGGCTGGAGAAGGCGAAGGCCGCGGGCCTGGACCTCTCCAAGATCCACTCGGTGGCGTCCTTCTTCGTGTCCCGCGTGGACACGGAGATCGACAAGCGGCTCGACGCCCTCGGCACCCCCGAGGCCAAGGCCGCACGCGGCAAGGCCGCCCTGGCCAACGCCCGGCTCGCCTACCAGGCGTACGAGGAGGTCTTCTCCTCGGAGCGCTGGGCCGCCCTCGACAAGGCGCAGGCGAACAAGCAGCGCCCGCTGTGGGCGTCGACCGGCGTGAAGGACCCGGCGTACAAGGACACCCTGTACGTCGAAGACCTGGTGGCGCCGAACACGGTGAACACCATGCCGGAGGCCACCCTGCAGGCCACCGAGGACCACGGCCGGATCACCGGCAACACGATCGCCGGTACGTACGAGCAGTCCCAGGCGGAACTCGACGCGGTCGAGAAGCTCGGGATCTCGTACGACGACGTGGTCCAGCTCCTGGAGGAGGAGGGCGTCGAGAAGTTCGCGGCGTCCTGGAACGACCTGCTCAAGTCCACAGAGGCGGAGCTCCAGCGCCTCGCCCCTTCGGAGGGCTGA